A portion of the Desertifilum tharense IPPAS B-1220 genome contains these proteins:
- a CDS encoding DUF4231 domain-containing protein, translated as MAKTYYDYLRQELGELIEQLQLPELYKHSLKHRWLDQVVWADKKASECRCWHYRLRLTTIIGSVILPALVGINFQVEKIHPSVRNWFPYIPFTLSQIIAVSAAIEEFYRFGDRWRDYRQMAEDLKAEGWNYLQLSGPYQNTPASTEHQPVPEPIKVAPPKTDRSNARRATHVHNYSMFASRVESIIKNDVQNYISELVKQQTKQQQDVEKYLATAQGVTENQTLFAPPQTNSGSNGFSKAATTQSMTENQPPLASPQTHASANGFASTAPMLPVYVTARDLAEVPPLQPRLEAQPVRQGMAPPAAIAIAPPEQPSALNFNEAILAAAHSLRGMSTADGPDGGNNACAWSVNKVLQKANIPPLGENPNYVPSLLEALKQRGKLVSPQEAEAGDLVIAYEEAHIGIALTAGCSRVLSNSSSRACFVWESDVDFDGYYGGSSTIYRLLR; from the coding sequence ATGGCCAAAACTTATTACGACTATCTGCGCCAAGAATTAGGCGAACTAATCGAACAGCTACAACTGCCTGAGTTATACAAACATTCGCTGAAACATCGCTGGCTCGATCAAGTCGTCTGGGCAGATAAAAAAGCCTCTGAATGTCGCTGCTGGCATTATCGACTCCGGTTAACCACAATTATCGGTAGCGTCATTTTGCCAGCCTTAGTCGGCATTAATTTTCAGGTCGAGAAAATCCATCCATCCGTTCGCAACTGGTTTCCTTACATTCCGTTTACCCTCAGCCAAATTATTGCCGTGAGCGCAGCAATCGAGGAATTTTACCGTTTTGGCGATCGCTGGCGAGACTATCGGCAAATGGCAGAAGACCTCAAAGCAGAGGGATGGAACTATCTTCAGTTAAGCGGCCCCTATCAAAACACGCCCGCCTCTACTGAACATCAACCCGTTCCCGAACCCATCAAAGTCGCACCCCCAAAAACGGATCGCAGCAATGCTCGTCGAGCCACTCACGTCCACAACTATTCAATGTTTGCTAGCCGAGTGGAAAGCATCATTAAAAACGATGTTCAAAACTATATTTCCGAATTAGTGAAGCAGCAAACCAAACAGCAGCAAGACGTTGAGAAATATCTGGCGACAGCCCAGGGCGTTACTGAGAATCAAACCCTATTTGCTCCACCTCAGACCAATAGCGGCTCCAATGGTTTTTCCAAGGCTGCGACAACCCAAAGCATGACTGAGAATCAACCCCCATTGGCTTCACCCCAAACCCATGCGAGTGCTAATGGATTTGCCAGTACGGCCCCAATGCTTCCAGTTTACGTAACTGCTCGCGATCTGGCTGAAGTCCCGCCTCTCCAACCTCGCCTAGAAGCGCAGCCGGTGAGGCAAGGGATGGCACCCCCAGCCGCGATCGCGATCGCCCCTCCAGAGCAACCTTCCGCCCTCAATTTCAATGAAGCTATCCTTGCGGCTGCCCACAGCTTGCGGGGAATGTCTACCGCAGATGGCCCTGATGGCGGCAATAATGCGTGTGCTTGGAGCGTCAACAAAGTTTTACAAAAAGCCAATATTCCGCCCCTTGGCGAGAACCCCAATTATGTGCCCTCCCTGTTAGAAGCGCTCAAGCAACGGGGCAAACTCGTTTCCCCCCAGGAGGCAGAAGCAGGCGATCTCGTGATTGCCTATGAAGAAGCCCACATTGGGATCGCCCTGACAGCAGGGTGCAGCCGAGTTTTATCAAACTCCTCTTCCCGCGCTTGTTTCGTGTGGGAATCTGATGTGGATTTTGATGGCTATTACGGCGGTTCCAGCACGATTTATCGCCTGCTACGCTAA